A genomic stretch from Microbacterium proteolyticum includes:
- a CDS encoding general stress protein has protein sequence MSDVTRATPERRILSSFSDYTGAQAAVDRLSDAGFPVEHTAIVGHGVRIVEQVTGRLTRARAAGLGAASGAWFGLMIGVLLGLFSPGGFLGLLLLGLVLGAVWGAVFGFIGHAFTGGRRDFSSVQGFEAERWDVTVDAEHFSRAQSLLSSGAAGEARA, from the coding sequence ATGTCTGACGTCACCCGCGCTACGCCGGAACGCCGCATCCTGTCGAGCTTCAGCGACTACACGGGTGCCCAGGCGGCTGTCGACCGTCTGTCCGACGCCGGATTCCCCGTCGAGCACACCGCCATCGTCGGGCACGGCGTGCGCATCGTCGAGCAGGTCACCGGACGACTGACGCGTGCACGCGCTGCGGGGCTCGGCGCCGCGTCGGGCGCGTGGTTCGGCCTGATGATCGGCGTGCTGCTCGGACTCTTCAGCCCCGGCGGCTTCCTCGGGCTGTTGCTGCTCGGCCTCGTGCTGGGCGCTGTGTGGGGTGCGGTCTTCGGCTTCATCGGCCACGCCTTCACCGGCGGCCGGCGCGACTTCTCGTCGGTCCAGGGGTTCGAGGCCGAGCGATGGGACGTGACGGTGGATGCCGAGCACTTCTCGCGCGCCCAGTCGCTGCTGTCGTCGGGCGCGGCGGGCGAAGCGCGGGCCTGA
- a CDS encoding YccF domain-containing protein: MRLILNILWLVLSDFWLFLGYLAAGVVLCILIITIPWGIASFRIGVYALWPFGRETVSKPTAGLGSLLGNIVWVVLAGWWLALGHIFTGFLLCLTIIGIPLGIANFKLVPVSLMPLGTEVREIGRGGPFDTRIGR; the protein is encoded by the coding sequence ATGCGACTGATCCTCAACATCCTGTGGCTGGTCCTGTCGGACTTCTGGCTCTTCCTCGGCTACCTCGCCGCGGGGGTCGTCCTGTGCATCCTCATCATCACGATCCCGTGGGGCATCGCGTCGTTCCGCATCGGGGTCTACGCTCTCTGGCCGTTCGGACGAGAGACCGTGTCGAAGCCCACCGCCGGCCTCGGCTCCCTGCTCGGCAACATCGTGTGGGTCGTCCTCGCCGGCTGGTGGCTGGCGCTCGGCCACATCTTCACCGGGTTCCTGCTGTGCCTGACGATCATCGGCATCCCGTTGGGCATCGCGAACTTCAAGCTCGTGCCCGTGTCGCTGATGCCGCTCGGCACCGAAGTGCGCGAGATCGGTCGAGGGGGCCCGTTCGACACGAGGATCGGACGCTGA